In Planktothrix serta PCC 8927, a single window of DNA contains:
- a CDS encoding sulfotransferase family protein — protein MNKTPDFLIMGAMKCATSTLHEQLALQPGIFMSQLKEPNFFSNNEEYEKGWNWYLSHFASAPVDAFCGESSTHYTKLPTYPETIQRIQQHLPQVKFIYVMRHPIDRLVSQYIHEWTQKVISEEINIAITQHPELIDYSCYTMQLQPYFETFGQDRILPIFFERMLSHPQDELERVCQFIGYPEKPIWNFELEAQNVSRERMIKSAWRDFLVETPGLRELRRLFVPKSFRTWVRTWWAMKQKPELTSESYEKLRLIFDQDLAILGSKLGIELSCDNFKPKVKDQAFNWV, from the coding sequence ATGAACAAAACCCCTGATTTTCTGATTATGGGTGCGATGAAATGTGCCACCAGCACCCTGCATGAACAGTTGGCTTTACAACCGGGAATTTTCATGAGTCAACTCAAAGAACCTAATTTTTTTAGTAATAATGAGGAGTACGAAAAAGGCTGGAATTGGTATCTATCCCATTTTGCCTCTGCACCTGTAGACGCATTCTGTGGAGAGTCCAGTACCCATTACACGAAATTACCGACTTATCCTGAAACAATTCAACGAATTCAACAACATTTACCCCAGGTTAAATTTATTTATGTAATGCGACATCCGATTGATCGGTTAGTCTCTCAATATATTCATGAGTGGACACAAAAAGTGATTTCCGAGGAGATTAATATAGCGATTACTCAACATCCCGAATTAATTGATTATAGTTGTTATACGATGCAGCTTCAACCCTATTTTGAAACCTTTGGTCAAGATCGAATTTTACCGATTTTCTTTGAACGAATGCTCTCTCATCCCCAAGATGAACTAGAACGAGTTTGTCAGTTTATTGGTTATCCAGAAAAGCCGATTTGGAACTTTGAATTAGAGGCACAAAATGTATCCCGTGAACGGATGATAAAAAGTGCCTGGCGGGATTTTTTAGTCGAAACTCCCGGTCTTCGAGAACTACGACGGTTGTTTGTTCCTAAATCTTTTCGGACTTGGGTGAGAACTTGGTGGGCAATGAAACAAAAACCAGAACTTACCTCGGAAAGTTATGAGAAATTGCGATTGATTTTTGATCAAGATTTGGCTATTTTAGGATCAAAATTAGGGATTGAATTATCCTGTGATAATTTTAAACCAAAGGTCAAAGATCAAGCTTTTAATTGGGTATAA
- a CDS encoding glycosyltransferase family 2 protein, with amino-acid sequence MEEIQVQNHSSVEKVQLAIVIINYRTPQLVIDCLKSLENQLKVGDDQVIIVDNASGDNSVELLQQTITDHHWFSWVKLLASPVNGGFSAGNNLGMKAIEADAYLLLNSDTIVRPGAISSLLHAWKTHPEAGLISPRLEWPDSTPQISCFRYHSPLSQLIDAAATGPVTKLFQQYDVPMEVSNTSFEPEWTSFACVLIRREVIQQIGFMDEGYFMYFDDVDYCRRVHQAGWQILHWPEARVVHLRGGSGSVKADMAARRRPRPYLYASRSRYFAKFYGIVGLWLTNLLWLVGRSLSWVRELVGNKKPHTCEFQAQDIWINCLTPLNSSKPN; translated from the coding sequence ATGGAGGAAATTCAAGTTCAAAATCATAGTTCAGTTGAGAAAGTTCAGTTAGCCATTGTGATCATTAATTATCGAACACCCCAGTTAGTAATAGACTGCTTAAAATCCCTAGAAAATCAGCTAAAAGTTGGAGATGATCAGGTGATTATTGTTGATAATGCTTCTGGAGATAATTCCGTTGAACTTCTGCAACAAACAATTACAGATCATCACTGGTTTTCTTGGGTAAAACTCCTAGCTTCTCCGGTTAATGGAGGATTTTCCGCCGGGAATAATTTAGGCATGAAAGCCATTGAAGCTGACGCTTATTTATTACTGAATAGTGATACCATTGTCCGACCGGGTGCAATTTCATCTCTGCTTCACGCCTGGAAAACTCATCCTGAAGCAGGACTGATTAGTCCTCGTTTAGAATGGCCTGATAGTACCCCCCAAATTAGCTGTTTCCGCTATCATTCTCCCCTGAGTCAATTAATTGATGCGGCTGCCACAGGGCCAGTTACAAAACTCTTTCAACAGTATGACGTTCCGATGGAGGTTTCTAATACCTCCTTTGAACCAGAATGGACAAGTTTTGCTTGTGTTTTGATTCGTCGGGAGGTGATTCAACAAATTGGCTTTATGGATGAGGGCTATTTCATGTATTTTGATGATGTGGATTATTGTCGCCGCGTCCATCAAGCGGGTTGGCAGATTCTCCACTGGCCAGAGGCAAGGGTGGTGCATTTACGCGGAGGAAGTGGTTCAGTCAAAGCGGATATGGCGGCGCGGCGACGTCCTCGTCCCTATCTCTATGCCTCTCGTTCTCGGTACTTTGCCAAATTTTATGGAATTGTAGGATTATGGTTAACAAATCTTCTGTGGTTAGTCGGTCGCAGTTTGTCTTGGGTTCGGGAATTAGTAGGGAATAAAAAACCCCATACCTGCGAATTTCAAGCCCAAGATATTTGGATTAACTGTTTAACTCCCTTAAATTCATCAAAGCCGAATTAA
- a CDS encoding glycosyltransferase family protein, which translates to MRKALIIGSNRDSIVKAQCEPFTYSRKQLLRQLDLKVQYIPAQTFSDIAEVCKQHESEIVFLLPFWREDPLESEQIMKTIREDHPQRKLIFIDPFAQASTKYFNLLPSVDRLLKRQRYKQIDDYKKHYIGGSQFTDFVAKKWNYNFEGWYVGSDVPSGYEDRISCGWSLGTAKRFKDILFQPQFNWFRPAKTLDVFCRLSLGSETKKEWYYEYRQAAVQALEPLASDYKIVASGGFVGSSLVPQRQYFQELKASRIVFSPYGWGESCWRDFEAICYNCLLVKPSMAHLEVHPNLFIEGETYVPVAWDFSDLAEKCRYYLDHPQEANRIIKNAHQAYQNYFKNHEFVNMIQELIVDR; encoded by the coding sequence ATGAGAAAAGCTTTAATTATTGGTTCCAATCGTGATAGTATTGTCAAGGCACAATGTGAACCTTTCACCTATTCTCGAAAACAACTCCTTCGTCAACTCGATCTCAAAGTTCAATATATCCCTGCCCAGACATTTTCTGATATTGCTGAAGTCTGTAAACAGCATGAATCTGAGATTGTATTTTTACTTCCTTTTTGGCGAGAAGATCCTCTTGAATCTGAACAAATTATGAAAACAATTCGAGAAGATCATCCTCAACGTAAACTGATTTTTATTGATCCCTTTGCTCAAGCCAGCACTAAGTATTTTAATCTGTTACCCTCCGTTGATCGATTACTCAAACGACAACGCTATAAACAGATTGACGACTACAAAAAACACTATATTGGTGGTTCCCAATTTACGGATTTTGTTGCCAAAAAATGGAACTATAATTTTGAAGGATGGTATGTAGGTTCTGATGTACCTTCTGGCTATGAAGATCGGATTAGCTGTGGATGGAGTTTGGGAACAGCAAAACGATTTAAAGACATATTATTTCAACCTCAATTCAATTGGTTTCGCCCTGCTAAAACCCTTGATGTCTTTTGTCGTTTATCTTTAGGATCAGAAACGAAAAAAGAATGGTATTATGAATATCGTCAAGCCGCCGTTCAAGCCCTAGAACCCTTAGCTTCAGATTATAAAATTGTAGCCAGTGGCGGATTTGTTGGGAGTAGTTTAGTTCCCCAACGCCAATATTTTCAAGAACTTAAAGCAAGTCGAATTGTTTTTAGCCCCTATGGATGGGGTGAAAGTTGTTGGCGAGATTTTGAAGCCATTTGTTATAATTGTTTATTAGTAAAACCTTCTATGGCTCATTTAGAGGTTCATCCCAATTTATTTATAGAAGGAGAAACTTATGTTCCTGTTGCTTGGGATTTTTCAGATTTAGCTGAAAAATGTCGTTACTATTTAGATCATCCCCAGGAAGCAAATCGGATTATTAAAAATGCTCATCAAGCCTATCAGAACTATTTTAAAAATCATGAATTTGTTAACATGATTCAGGAGTTAATTGTTGACCGTTGA
- a CDS encoding cellulose-binding protein produces the protein MLIVTEFRWYSKKNLVLFLIFLMGIGITVSKIIAGSQNSLKASEVSTSLSPRQSPLGINLSGLGSSSTQFPFIDYFKNSRNWFTTCQNQKTSDCRGVWDTKESEQLDLDEQGWVKSLPKPEDPPRYTQVATTLFKDIPQDTPISGQYLVLYDGEGTLEYGLAAEKNPDLSQPGRDVITIDLSKSNGALILINETDPNQTGNYLRNIRVIKAEDETRYQQGEQFNPVFLEKIKKFRTLRFMDWMQTNHSPQKEWKNRPTPLTATYRRSGVPLEVMIALANQVQAEPWFNIPHQATDEYIRNFAQKVKAELNSNSNIYVEFSNEVWNWNFKQTHYALEQGQARWGKDKKDAFFQWYGMRTAQMCEIWKKEFGNQANRVICVISTQMNYKGAERKILDCPYWVAEGNKPCYQGMDAYGITGYFSGALGDLNNSSVIESWRNKGDEGINLAFQQLKKGGLLPVDKDSLEHNYKKFLYHAEIAKDKGLKLVAYEGGQHLVSHRKDPQNQQVTDFLIKLNRHPQMYDTYLQLLQDWEQAGGTVFMHFTDIGKPTKYGSWGALESVYQPTSPKYKALEDFIDHNPCWWEGCQ, from the coding sequence ATGTTAATAGTGACTGAATTTAGATGGTATTCAAAAAAAAATCTGGTATTATTCTTAATATTTTTAATGGGGATAGGAATCACTGTATCTAAAATTATTGCGGGTTCTCAGAATAGTTTAAAAGCATCTGAAGTTAGCACCAGTTTATCCCCTCGTCAATCCCCTTTAGGGATTAATTTGAGTGGTTTGGGGAGTTCATCGACTCAATTTCCGTTTATTGATTATTTTAAAAACTCCCGCAACTGGTTCACCACCTGCCAGAATCAAAAAACATCAGATTGTCGAGGGGTATGGGATACAAAAGAATCTGAGCAATTAGATTTAGATGAACAGGGTTGGGTTAAATCCTTACCGAAGCCTGAAGATCCTCCCCGTTACACACAAGTTGCAACAACTTTATTTAAAGATATCCCTCAAGATACTCCCATTTCTGGACAATATCTTGTTTTGTACGACGGAGAAGGAACCCTAGAATATGGTTTAGCCGCCGAAAAAAATCCCGATCTTTCCCAACCTGGACGAGATGTGATTACGATTGATTTATCTAAGAGTAATGGAGCGTTAATTTTAATTAATGAAACCGATCCCAATCAAACGGGAAATTATCTTCGTAATATTCGAGTTATTAAAGCAGAAGATGAAACTCGTTATCAACAAGGTGAACAATTTAATCCCGTTTTTTTGGAGAAGATTAAAAAGTTTAGAACTTTGCGATTTATGGACTGGATGCAAACCAATCATTCTCCTCAAAAAGAGTGGAAAAATAGACCAACACCTCTAACAGCAACCTATAGACGTTCAGGGGTTCCTTTAGAAGTGATGATTGCCCTAGCTAATCAAGTTCAAGCTGAACCTTGGTTTAATATACCCCATCAAGCAACGGATGAGTATATCCGCAATTTTGCCCAGAAGGTTAAAGCTGAATTAAATTCTAATTCAAATATTTATGTAGAATTTTCTAATGAGGTTTGGAATTGGAATTTTAAGCAAACCCATTATGCCTTAGAACAAGGTCAAGCGCGATGGGGAAAGGATAAAAAAGATGCCTTTTTTCAGTGGTATGGAATGCGAACGGCTCAAATGTGTGAAATCTGGAAGAAAGAGTTTGGAAATCAAGCGAATCGGGTAATTTGTGTGATTTCTACACAAATGAATTATAAAGGTGCAGAACGGAAGATCTTAGATTGTCCCTATTGGGTGGCAGAAGGAAATAAACCCTGTTATCAGGGCATGGATGCTTATGGGATCACGGGTTATTTTAGTGGCGCATTAGGAGATTTAAACAATAGTAGTGTGATTGAATCTTGGCGAAACAAGGGAGATGAGGGAATTAATCTGGCTTTTCAACAGTTAAAAAAAGGGGGATTACTTCCGGTGGATAAAGATAGTTTAGAACATAATTACAAAAAATTTTTATATCATGCAGAAATTGCTAAAGACAAAGGGTTAAAATTAGTAGCTTATGAAGGCGGACAACATTTAGTTTCCCATAGAAAAGACCCCCAAAATCAGCAAGTAACGGATTTCTTGATTAAACTTAATCGTCATCCTCAAATGTATGATACCTATCTACAACTTCTACAAGATTGGGAACAAGCTGGAGGGACTGTTTTTATGCACTTTACCGATATCGGTAAACCCACAAAATATGGGAGTTGGGGAGCTTTGGAATCGGTCTATCAACCGACTTCACCCAAATATAAAGCTTTAGAAGATTTTATTGATCATAATCCTTGCTGGTGGGAAGGATGTCAGTAA
- a CDS encoding O-antigen ligase domain-containing protein: MTPQAQFALLILLPIVLYLFKKIPTDKAVVMGFILAWLFLPQRTTFAFPGLPDYDRTSATSYSIMLATCLYSFKTFKTFKFGWLDIPMLMWCICPFISSITNNLGAYDGVSSALDQIIKYGIPYFLGRLYLNHLRGLHELAMGIFISGVIYAPLCIVESFISPQLHRMVYGYHGINQFLQSYRLGGYRPNIFMKHGLAVGMWMMATVLIALWLWQSGTLKKFLYIPMNLWFIGLYMTHLLVRSTGAYLYMALGMVILFSAKFLRTSFPQVLLILMLSSYLYLGVTGNFTGEQADQIVQVATDLAGPDRAQSLEFRFDNEEILVEKAMQRIWFGWGGWGRNRVFAYSESAGKLIDISTTDSLWIIAYGMNGAMGIIGIFGTSLLPALTFLLLRYPAKTWFRPQVAGAAAISVVTVLYVLDNLLNDQYNPVFTLASGGLAGLVMNPNPQEFNSSVAVSPQTIDRNPTLNPRFPSPALPISTKTIHPILKLNRRKPRPIPISAKPNFGISKLNHRKPRPIPLYEKPNYGIFKLNRKKRRSPSIE; the protein is encoded by the coding sequence ATGACACCTCAAGCACAATTCGCTTTGTTAATTTTGCTGCCCATTGTCTTGTACTTGTTTAAAAAAATTCCCACCGACAAGGCTGTGGTGATGGGTTTTATTCTAGCTTGGTTGTTTCTTCCTCAGCGTACTACCTTCGCCTTCCCCGGTCTTCCCGATTATGATCGCACCTCAGCCACCAGTTACAGCATCATGTTGGCGACCTGTTTATATAGTTTTAAAACCTTTAAAACGTTTAAATTCGGGTGGCTTGATATCCCCATGTTGATGTGGTGTATCTGTCCCTTTATTTCATCCATTACAAATAATTTGGGAGCTTATGATGGGGTTTCTTCGGCTCTTGACCAAATCATTAAATATGGTATCCCTTATTTTTTAGGTCGCCTCTATCTCAATCATCTTCGAGGTCTTCATGAATTAGCTATGGGAATTTTTATCAGTGGTGTGATTTATGCGCCACTGTGCATTGTAGAAAGTTTTATTAGTCCCCAACTGCATCGAATGGTTTATGGTTATCATGGCATTAATCAATTTTTACAATCCTATCGTTTAGGAGGATATAGACCTAATATATTTATGAAACATGGTTTAGCGGTGGGAATGTGGATGATGGCGACGGTTTTAATTGCCCTATGGCTTTGGCAATCAGGAACTTTAAAAAAATTCTTGTATATCCCGATGAATCTTTGGTTTATTGGGCTATATATGACTCATCTTTTAGTTCGTTCTACTGGAGCTTATTTATATATGGCTTTGGGGATGGTGATATTATTTAGTGCCAAATTCCTTCGCACCAGTTTTCCCCAGGTGTTGTTAATTTTAATGTTATCTTCCTATCTCTATCTAGGGGTGACGGGGAACTTCACTGGAGAACAAGCGGATCAAATTGTTCAGGTTGCTACAGATCTAGCCGGCCCTGACCGAGCGCAGTCCTTAGAATTCCGATTTGATAATGAAGAAATCTTAGTAGAAAAAGCCATGCAACGGATATGGTTTGGTTGGGGAGGATGGGGACGAAATCGAGTTTTTGCTTATAGTGAATCGGCTGGAAAACTGATTGATATTTCCACCACAGATAGTTTGTGGATTATTGCCTATGGTATGAATGGAGCAATGGGTATCATTGGCATCTTTGGAACATCTTTGCTCCCCGCCCTCACTTTTTTATTGTTACGATATCCCGCTAAAACTTGGTTTCGTCCCCAGGTTGCTGGAGCCGCCGCCATCAGTGTAGTTACGGTTTTATATGTGTTAGATAATCTCTTAAATGATCAGTATAATCCCGTTTTTACCTTGGCTAGTGGAGGTTTAGCTGGGTTAGTGATGAACCCCAATCCCCAAGAATTCAATTCCTCTGTCGCTGTTTCTCCCCAAACGATTGATCGTAATCCGACACTGAATCCCCGATTCCCTTCTCCAGCACTGCCAATTTCTACTAAAACAATTCATCCTATTCTTAAGCTGAATCGTAGAAAGCCTCGACCCATTCCGATTTCTGCCAAACCCAATTTTGGTATTTCTAAACTGAATCACAGAAAGCCTCGACCAATTCCCCTTTATGAAAAGCCCAATTATGGTATTTTTAAACTGAATCGCAAAAAACGCCGATCTCCATCAATTGAGTAA
- a CDS encoding 2OG-Fe(II) oxygenase produces the protein MTQSLSFCLDFDFLNALAEQNCQSYAQAEPFPHIVIDNFLPEGVLDQILEEFPEPGQISWKKFDAAAEKKLASTSELQMGEATRFLLYQLNSSVFLKFLEKLTGISGIIPDPYFQGGGLHQIEPGGFLKMHVDFNKHKDLGLDRRLNLLIYLNKNWQEEYGGYFEMWDRNMTECAKKVLPIFNRCVIFSTTDFSYHGHPDPLTCPEGMTRKSLALYYYSNGRPAEEVSGTHSTVFLARPGDNLNSKPAPVPLKTHLKKFIPPIIFDIRNALNQKS, from the coding sequence ATGACTCAATCTTTAAGCTTTTGTTTGGATTTCGACTTTTTAAATGCTCTGGCAGAACAAAATTGCCAATCCTATGCCCAAGCTGAACCCTTTCCTCATATTGTTATCGATAATTTTCTCCCCGAAGGGGTTTTAGATCAAATATTAGAAGAATTTCCCGAACCCGGACAAATTAGTTGGAAAAAATTTGATGCTGCTGCTGAAAAAAAATTAGCCTCGACTTCAGAACTACAAATGGGTGAAGCCACCCGGTTTTTACTCTATCAATTAAATTCTTCTGTTTTCTTAAAATTTTTAGAAAAACTGACAGGAATTTCAGGGATTATTCCCGATCCTTACTTTCAAGGAGGTGGACTCCACCAAATTGAACCAGGAGGATTTTTAAAAATGCACGTTGACTTTAATAAACATAAAGATTTAGGCTTAGATCGACGATTAAATCTGCTCATCTACTTAAATAAAAATTGGCAAGAAGAATATGGGGGATATTTTGAAATGTGGGATCGAAACATGACCGAATGTGCTAAAAAAGTCCTCCCCATTTTCAATCGTTGTGTTATCTTTAGTACGACAGACTTTTCCTATCATGGACACCCCGATCCTTTAACTTGTCCAGAGGGAATGACTCGCAAATCTTTAGCACTCTATTACTACTCTAACGGTCGTCCGGCGGAAGAAGTGTCTGGAACTCACTCCACTGTATTTCTAGCTCGACCTGGAGATAATTTAAACTCCAAACCCGCTCCAGTTCCGCTCAAAACCCACTTAAAAAAATTCATTCCCCCGATTATCTTTGATATTCGCAACGCCCTTAATCAAAAATCTTAA
- a CDS encoding sulfotransferase family protein, translated as MIKPQFMIIGAAKSGTTTLYQYLCRHPQVFMSTPKEPDFFSVDAHYAQGMDWYESLFHQAKPDQICGEASTTYSRLQQYPHTVERLVKVLPDVKLIYIMRHPVDRAYSFYVHRFKGSRYKPELAVEKTFEETLVKQSEFIDSSFYFYQIEQYLKFYPRESFLFLPMEDLIQHPHETICQILTFIGADPTINLIEESTLVANKAEDDPEWFVRKQMTSSFKQIPGIEQLKSLLPQPLKDKAYQWVRHFKYKQWKSQQYMPPPMRPETRQMLLEKFREPNQKLAEFLNWDLSHWNR; from the coding sequence ATGATTAAACCCCAATTTATGATCATTGGTGCAGCCAAATCAGGAACAACAACACTGTATCAATATTTATGTCGGCATCCCCAGGTGTTTATGTCTACGCCAAAAGAGCCAGACTTCTTTTCTGTAGATGCTCATTATGCTCAAGGGATGGACTGGTATGAATCCTTATTTCATCAAGCCAAACCCGATCAAATTTGTGGAGAAGCTTCAACCACCTATTCCCGCTTACAACAATATCCTCATACAGTAGAACGTTTGGTAAAAGTTTTACCCGATGTTAAACTCATTTATATCATGAGACATCCGGTAGATCGGGCTTATTCATTTTACGTGCATCGCTTCAAAGGATCTCGCTATAAACCAGAACTAGCCGTTGAAAAAACCTTTGAAGAAACCCTGGTTAAACAAAGTGAATTTATTGACAGTAGTTTTTATTTCTATCAAATCGAACAGTATCTGAAATTTTATCCGCGAGAGTCCTTTCTCTTCCTGCCTATGGAAGACTTAATTCAACATCCTCACGAGACGATTTGCCAAATTCTCACCTTTATTGGTGCTGATCCCACTATTAATTTAATCGAGGAAAGTACCCTGGTTGCCAATAAAGCGGAGGATGATCCAGAATGGTTTGTACGGAAACAAATGACCTCTTCTTTCAAGCAGATTCCAGGGATTGAACAACTCAAGTCCCTGTTACCCCAGCCCTTGAAAGATAAAGCCTATCAATGGGTACGCCATTTCAAGTATAAACAATGGAAATCCCAACAATATATGCCCCCGCCTATGCGTCCAGAAACTCGCCAAATGTTATTAGAAAAATTTCGTGAACCCAATCAAAAACTCGCTGAGTTTTTAAATTGGGATCTGTCCCACTGGAACCGTTAA
- a CDS encoding glycosyltransferase family 4 protein: MKITFVMANLVSLSGGLLANASLAYHLQKRGHQIYIVCPQKRKPTGLQQVKSLLKGKGLISTKQTGPSHLDSFDLPSRILDHPPPVTDADVPDADIVVATWWETAEWVANLSPSKGAKVYMIRHHETHDYLPKERVAATYRLPFYKIVISQWLVDIMKTEYGDTNVSFVPDSVDLKKYYAGARQKQTIPTVGMLYSPLYWKGCDITLKAVSLASQQIPNLKLVCFGTRPPVPELPLPPGSEFFCQPPQDQIKDIYASCDAWLFGSRFEGFGLPILEAMACRTPVIGVPAGAAPELLSDNIGILVKPEDPEEMAEAIVKICQMSQEQWRQISDRAYTKATSYTWDDAARLCEQAFEIALCS; encoded by the coding sequence ATGAAAATTACCTTTGTTATGGCAAATTTGGTTAGTTTATCAGGGGGACTTTTAGCGAATGCTAGTCTCGCTTATCACTTGCAAAAACGAGGTCATCAAATCTATATAGTTTGTCCTCAAAAACGCAAACCAACAGGGCTTCAGCAGGTGAAATCCTTATTAAAAGGCAAAGGGTTGATTTCCACGAAACAGACAGGGCCTTCCCATCTGGACAGTTTTGATCTACCTAGCCGGATTTTAGATCATCCACCCCCAGTTACGGATGCTGATGTTCCCGATGCCGATATTGTGGTAGCAACTTGGTGGGAAACGGCGGAATGGGTTGCTAATCTTTCCCCCTCGAAGGGAGCAAAAGTTTATATGATTCGTCATCATGAAACTCACGATTATTTACCTAAAGAACGGGTCGCTGCTACCTATCGCCTGCCTTTCTATAAAATTGTGATTTCCCAGTGGTTAGTAGATATTATGAAGACCGAATATGGAGATACAAATGTTTCCTTTGTTCCTGACAGTGTGGATTTGAAAAAATATTATGCCGGGGCGAGGCAAAAACAAACAATTCCTACCGTGGGAATGCTGTATTCCCCCCTCTATTGGAAAGGCTGTGACATCACGTTAAAAGCCGTTTCTTTAGCATCTCAACAGATTCCCAACTTAAAATTAGTCTGTTTTGGGACTCGGCCCCCTGTTCCTGAGTTACCCTTACCCCCGGGGAGTGAATTCTTCTGTCAGCCTCCACAGGATCAAATCAAAGATATCTATGCCAGTTGTGATGCCTGGTTATTTGGCAGTCGCTTTGAAGGGTTCGGACTTCCGATTTTAGAAGCTATGGCCTGTCGAACTCCGGTCATTGGAGTCCCAGCAGGTGCCGCCCCGGAACTTCTCAGCGATAATATAGGAATCTTAGTCAAACCAGAAGACCCAGAGGAGATGGCTGAAGCGATTGTGAAGATTTGTCAAATGTCCCAGGAACAGTGGCGTCAAATATCAGATCGTGCTTATACCAAAGCCACCAGTTACACTTGGGATGATGCAGCCCGACTCTGTGAACAAGCTTTTGAAATAGCACTCTGTTCTTAG
- a CDS encoding oligosaccharide flippase family protein, translating into MSSLSKQAIKGTIWTLFGYGGSQILRFGGNLILTRLLVPELFGLMALVNTFITGLNLFSDIGIRPSIIRSERGDDPLFLNTAWTIQVFRGFGLWIVCLLITAPIASFYNDPKLLWITPIVGFRTIISGFESTSLATLNRNLNLKKLTIYDFIVQGLSLGVMIIWAWISPTIWALIAGVLISSLFGLIRSHRLNTGMRNRLAWDQSALKELISFGRWIFVSTVMTFFASQSDRLMLGKLLTLEMLGVYTVAFTLADLPKALMQAVMSKVVFPVISKQLDLPRSQLRENILDKRKLLLLLISLPLALLVCFGDQLILSLYDQRYEQAAWMLPILTLGMWPFILSISIDKALFAIGKPLYIALGNVFKLLYMVILLPLSFSIIGILGAILVVAFNDIAFYIVVNYGLWREGLSGLKQDLWATIILLGIIVTLGGIRYSLGGGLSIDSIL; encoded by the coding sequence ATGTCATCTCTAAGTAAACAGGCAATTAAAGGGACAATTTGGACACTGTTCGGCTATGGAGGAAGTCAAATATTACGATTTGGGGGAAACTTAATTCTAACTCGTCTTTTGGTTCCCGAATTATTTGGATTGATGGCGTTAGTCAATACCTTTATTACAGGTCTTAACCTATTTTCAGATATTGGAATCCGCCCCAGTATTATTCGGAGTGAACGGGGAGATGATCCGTTATTTCTGAATACTGCTTGGACAATTCAAGTATTCCGAGGATTTGGACTTTGGATCGTTTGTTTATTGATTACAGCACCCATTGCCTCATTTTATAATGATCCTAAATTGCTTTGGATTACACCAATTGTAGGTTTTAGAACCATAATATCAGGTTTTGAATCAACATCCTTAGCAACTTTAAACCGAAATTTAAACTTAAAAAAGCTGACAATTTATGACTTTATTGTCCAAGGTTTAAGCCTTGGGGTGATGATTATCTGGGCTTGGATCAGTCCTACAATTTGGGCTTTAATTGCTGGGGTCTTAATTTCATCCCTGTTTGGATTGATTAGAAGTCATCGCTTAAATACCGGGATGCGAAACCGTTTGGCTTGGGATCAAAGTGCCTTGAAAGAGTTAATTTCTTTCGGGCGCTGGATCTTTGTTTCAACGGTGATGACCTTCTTCGCTTCTCAATCTGATCGCTTGATGCTGGGTAAATTATTAACCTTAGAAATGTTAGGGGTTTATACTGTTGCTTTTACCTTGGCAGATCTTCCCAAAGCCCTAATGCAAGCCGTGATGAGTAAAGTTGTTTTTCCTGTTATTTCTAAACAGTTGGATCTGCCGCGATCGCAACTTCGAGAGAATATTCTCGACAAAAGAAAGTTATTATTATTGCTCATCAGTTTACCCTTAGCCCTTCTGGTTTGCTTTGGGGATCAACTCATTTTAAGTTTATATGATCAAAGATATGAACAAGCCGCTTGGATGCTGCCGATCCTCACCTTGGGAATGTGGCCATTTATCCTAAGTATCAGTATTGATAAAGCCCTATTTGCCATTGGAAAACCCCTCTATATTGCCCTGGGTAATGTATTTAAGTTACTATACATGGTGATTTTACTTCCGTTATCATTTTCTATAATAGGAATTTTAGGGGCTATCCTGGTGGTGGCATTTAATGATATAGCCTTTTATATTGTGGTTAACTATGGACTTTGGCGAGAAGGACTTTCTGGTTTAAAACAAGATTTATGGGCAACAATCATCCTACTGGGAATAATTGTTACCCTAGGAGGGATTCGATATAGTTTAGGAGGTGGATTATCCATTGATAGTATTCTGTAG
- a CDS encoding DUF7219 family protein — translation MTSLGSFYWGSRYRGNATPENVVFNANLQEFAHKVSFIVALQTSGKLSAEESYVQIETLWEQLRESKQHLGIGKKAG, via the coding sequence ATGACCAGCCTAGGTTCCTTTTATTGGGGTTCTCGTTATCGAGGGAATGCGACACCTGAAAATGTTGTGTTTAATGCTAATTTGCAGGAATTTGCTCATAAGGTCAGCTTTATTGTAGCCCTGCAAACCAGTGGAAAACTTTCAGCAGAAGAATCTTATGTACAAATTGAAACCCTATGGGAACAACTTCGAGAGAGTAAACAACATTTGGGAATTGGCAAAAAAGCAGGATAA